The following are encoded together in the Acetobacter vaccinii genome:
- a CDS encoding response regulator transcription factor, with protein MRILIIEDEPDLGAAMQERVRLDGHAVDWFTTLEDARAALAAVSYDFMLLDLGLPDGNGRDLLREARRATPSMAILITTAEDQISDRIAGLSDGADDYIVKPFDLNELVARIAAVARRYATPHTQTQRNLGDITIDRESRTVSRNGQTLDLTAREWAIMELLSRSPGRIYSRTQIDTALYALDHDVGSNTIEVFISRLRRKLGSPVIRTIRGRGYCLDDRPTP; from the coding sequence ATGCGTATCCTCATTATTGAAGATGAACCCGACTTGGGGGCCGCCATGCAGGAGCGGGTGCGTCTGGACGGGCACGCCGTAGACTGGTTCACCACGCTGGAGGACGCCCGCGCAGCTCTGGCTGCCGTGTCCTACGATTTCATGCTGCTGGACCTTGGCCTGCCCGATGGCAACGGCCGCGACCTGCTACGCGAAGCCCGCAGGGCCACGCCCAGTATGGCTATTCTGATCACCACGGCGGAAGACCAGATCAGCGACAGGATTGCGGGCCTGTCCGATGGTGCGGACGACTATATTGTCAAACCCTTTGACCTGAACGAACTGGTTGCCCGCATTGCCGCCGTCGCACGCCGGTATGCCACCCCCCACACACAGACCCAGCGCAACCTTGGCGACATTACCATCGACCGGGAAAGCCGCACCGTGTCCCGCAACGGGCAGACACTGGACCTGACCGCGCGTGAGTGGGCGATTATGGAGCTTCTGTCACGCAGCCCCGGGCGCATTTACTCCCGCACCCAGATCGACACCGCCCTGTATGCGCTGGACCATGATGTTGGCAGCAATACAATAGAAGTTTTTATAAGCCGCCTGCGCCGCAAACTGGGCAGCCCGGTCATACGGACCATCCGTGGCCGTGGATACTGCCTGGATGACAGACCCACACCATGA